GTGTCCTCCACTTTGTAATTTCATTACTTTTGGcgctcattcttttaattactacttattttgcttttaatacTTTTTGAAGTTTAGCTCTTTTACAATTCTATACCTGAGTGTTTtattccatttaatttttatatctaatttgaTCCTTCTACTTTTGATTACtctttttctatgttttatatacttttcttaattattattttttgcaattgTCCCTTGccattttattgtatttgttttttaatccacTTTTGGTCTTcactcttttaattgttattttcttattcttttcttgattttttattttttatttaattttgcaaagttatcattttattttatttttttatccaattttgatcctcattcttttaattatgtttttatatccttttttatttttttttttcaatttagcccctaattattttctttcattttattttatatcatatttggtcCATATTGTttgagttttaaattgttttatggttggaaattttgtcttgttattttttcatgattgccTTCTTATAAATGTAATCATTGTCTCATGACTCGAGCTCGATTAagtttagcttcttttttttttatcatttattaagagtttttgttttttaaaaaaaaaattcatcattagaGATTTTGTTATTAGGCTCTTGGCTTTGTTGTTTGTTCCACTTTCCTTTTGTTAAGCTATTTCAATCTTATAATCCGAGGAACAAGTTAGTTGAGTTAACCTTGGTTAGCTCAGATTTGTTTCCGAGATATTTTCTTAtgacattgattttatttttttattttataatttgaaattaaattattagtttttttttttaaagtaattcaggttgactcaagttttcttcttcaatgttatattttttgaaaatattttttttttgtttcatcctTTGACATTTGGTTATTAAGCTTTGAgtttagcaatttttttttatttttttatggataattttaattttataactcGAGTTGTGTATTAGTAAAGTTAACCTTGATTTaccttgtatttatttttttttatgttaagaaaaatttaactagGTCCACCGTGTAGGACATACTCCCTatctattattatattaaggccttgtttgtttcccggaaagtagttttcggaaaaccattttccaaactttcttgtgtttgtttgtcattaggaaagttggtcaatggaaaacaattttcggtcagcggaaaacactttccagtcaattttagtcaaaaaaaaaataatacttggttttcaggaaagtgttttccttttagttgtgtttgttttccggaaagtagttttcgggaaagcactttccaaactttcttgtgtttgtttgccagtaggaaagttggtcaatgaaaaacactttccagtaaaaagaaaatttggcttggttttcaggaaagtgttttcctgaaaaatttgaggggaaaacactttccagaagttgtgaaaaatttagaaatgtcattatttgctgattatatcaaatttgatcctcaaacttttgatttctatatatattttgttttgaatatttatttttcaatttcatctcttaaaattttatttttatattaactttggtccttatttttataattgttatttgctttttttcttatcatttttttattgaaattttttatttatcaaatttgatcctcattcttttgattgttacttattttatttgaaataatttatgaaatgttaattattattattttaatttcttcattttttattttttttaattttttagatttgatccctattattttgattattatttgttttatttgagataatttatgaaattatatttttttttaatttcattctcattcaactttttaatttgtaagatttgttcctcattattttaataaacttgagaaaaataaaatattaataagttattttccagttcatattccatgacataaccaaacactagaaagtatttttccagtttattttcataacactaccaaacatcggaaaatactttcctggaaTTCAATTTCTCCAGAATTCActtttcctgcaaacaaacggagcctaaactTGAATTGATTATATAATACATGATTtcatttactatatatatatatatatatatatagtaaatgaAATCACagataataaattcatttgCCTAACAGTTAATTAATGAGTAAACAAATTTAccatgagaaaagaaaaattactatCAATTCTTTTGAGATAATGGGATGACATGAATCTCAACAGAAAGAACAAGGTTAAACAAGTCTTGTTATATTTGACCGAGTTGCCTTCTCATGAGCCTTCTCTCAACGCGAccattgtttatcttcttcttttgtatAAATATTCCCTTTgtataaatattcatatatagagagaagagaaaagtcGTATATATTTCCTTCATTTATAGCCAGCCCATAGAGAAAGGTCTAGAGAGAGGATTAATTAATGGCTGGCTTGCAAAGATCTGCCGTGTCTTTCAGGAGGCAAGGTTCCTCAGGGCTTGTATGGGATGACAAGCTTATCTCAGGAGAGCTAAACAAAGTCAACCAAAAACAagaacacgaagaacaagaGCCACAGCATGATCAGAAGACAGATATCAAGCTACAGAACGATGTCAGACCAACTTCAAGATCATCAACGACGCCCAGCATCACCATTGAGAGAAGCAGATCCAACGGTGGACAACGTGGCTACCGCACCGGCAGGGTGTCTCCGGCAATAGAGCCTCCCTCTCCAAAGGTGTCTGCATGTGGGTTTTGTGGTGCTTTCGGAAAACCAGCAAAGAATCGTCGGAAAAAAGCCGGTATGGGCAGATCCCGATAGTTTTCGTTATTTCGATGGAATATTCCGGTGGAAATGAGGTGTGGTTATTCATACTATTGTTATATTCATACAGGTTTGTAGATTTATTAAAACTCGCCAGTTCATCTCAATAAAGTGAGATATAGgaattttcaaaagagaaaaagaaaaaaaaaaaaaaaaaaaaaagagagagagagagagagagagttatggattgcatttttgttttgttaatttatcgTGGCAGTCTATTGTCTTTTGCTTTTTACATGTTTAGATTTTAGGTATGTTTTCTTGTCTCGGTGCTTCCACTTATGTGTATATGGTCGAGTACTTGAGGATtagtattctattttttttttttttgtgtgtacaaaaccaatttttaattttctttctcttccatGTCCACTCAAGTTGCCTTGTATCCGGAATCTTGTTCTAATCATCGCAAAAACTAGCTGAAATCCTTGATATATGATGGGATTTGAACATGTTGCAAAagactcagatttttttttctagctggGATTTGGGGTCTTCCATCGCTCCCAAATTGCCAAAGAAAACGCAGAATCTAACCTTTCAGTTCTGCTTCCTCTCGGAAGAGATTGATCGGGATCACCAGAGGTTGCTGGAACCTGTTAAATAGGTAGTTGCAGTTCGTTAACTATTTCTAGTAGTAATGCTTTTCTCCACGCATACAACTTTTAAGTGAGTGGTTTCGGTGACCAACTTCCCTGCAGTTTTATTATGACACGGACCTAATCAGCATCCACCGAATTTGAACCAAAAACCCCACTGATACATCTCAATCTGAGGTCAGCTAAGCTGTAGCTACAAAGAACTGAGTtgacatttaaaattatttttagaattctcgattattttttaaaaattattttttatttaaaaaatatattaatattttttaaaaattattttttatatcagcatatatttgaaaacataaaaaatatattaattcaaagaaacaaaataaaacaaaaaattttttttcaaaaatatttttaaaacacaatgctaAACATGTTCTAAGCTAAGTTAAAACTCGGGTAATGTTAAAAAAGTCAAatcatgaatttattaaaaatttgaatatttctttataagaaaaaccaaaacaatgttgagttttatattaaaagcgTGATTGGGACAAGGTAAAATcggggttttttttaaatttaaatttaaaaaaattatatttttagattgttttgatatggtaatgtcaaaataatttttaaaaaatataaaattttattttaatatatttctaaataaaaaacatttttaatcatTACCGCTATCACAATTCTGAATACACTCAAAGTCTTGATTAGTATTgtgatttaaataaaagttaggtaaattttgaatttttttgtttattattttatatttttaaattattttaatatattaatatcaaaaataatttttaaaattaaaaaatattatttaaatacatttccaaaaaaataaaaaatttaaataacttcaattacactttaaaaaaacatgcaaggGATGAAAGTTCACTCATTAGACCCGGCTGGATAATATAATTATGGACCAGGCAAGTCCGGCAGATAATGCCACGATGGTCTGATCAATCTGTGATATTCGAACCGGCCTCCGAAAAATCCCATCTTGCATTTAATGCCTGAGGGTAACAAGCACAAACTATAATATAGTCTTTTTGTACCGAAGCAGTCACATGCGCTCGGATGATGATGCCATGATGGTTTTAGTTCCAACCACATGGTTGGATAAGAatcctcaatatttttattttttttcctatttcgGTGGGGTGAGGTGGGGGTGGGGTGGGTAGATTTAGATTCTCCCATAACgttatcttattaaaaaatagtacctgatttttatttattttttcaagtaatgaGTTATATGTTTAGTAGGATAAGTAAATTAAtgtgattatttaaaatatcagtaagatttttctagtttattgGATCATTTCGGttagaaaagttttttaaaaaattattttgttagattttgattttaaaaaaaaaaaaattgacctgagctaaattaaattaaagaaccgatcaaatatattaaagtctTGAACAAATACCCCAATTAAAaacctttaatttaaatttatcttatttgattttaataaattaaaaactaaactaaattaaatcaaaccgataaatttatttcttaaatttaatttggttcaaatcaaaataaacaatttcatttattaatattttctttatcaaaaaaaacagtttttttatacaagttaatacaaaatttttttcattctataaTTAAAGAAAGCAATGAATCACCAAATATAGtgtctattatttttaaaaatcttcatccatttaattttttttttttcaacggtAAGGGATATCCTTCGATTAACTTATACATTAATTTGAGACTAAGTTCTTTTTTCTAAGCGATCTTAAAAGCACACTTTCTATATCGGTCTAACGTATTTTTAGATGTTTAATAAATCTTCATAGTCTCtaaatttaaacctaaaaaatcaaaaaataaataaataaaacaaacctcTTTAACCACCAAGCTAACCTTTCAGGTTACATTTAAATTGATTGCTTTAAAGTTGTCCTTCCTATCCTGTTTAAGCTACCACAAaacttttactttattttttagttttattttggtgttaatattaatatactgtttatttttttattttaaaaatatttttgaaaaatttaaaattttttattttttatttacttcaaattaatatgtttttagattattttgatgcgctgatataaaaatattttttaaaaaaaaaaaatatattataatatatttttaaataaaaaatattttaaaaaataactataatcatactcacaataaaatcaaaatcaatacaGAAAGCAAGTTAACAGAGCCAAGGAAATCAAAGAGGGTCTCAGCTAGATTCCCTTGTAGAAGACTCTTATCTGGATCAGAAGATGATCGAAGCCTGTCATATGGATGAGTGTATTTTCAGACCATAATGAAGAGGGTGATGTGGGAGTAGGGGAAAGATTGCCCGTTAATTAAATTCTCTGCTAAAAAGCAAACAAGAATCAACTAGCCTCATATAATGGTTACTAgaggtttatataattattaatttcagggcTTGTGGAATTAGTCGATGTGCATACAAGCTGGTCCAgacatccatgttaataaaaaaaaaaatatcaacgaGCCTTGCTGtaaatccttaatttttaaaattatgggaTGGAAAacaaggtttatatatatatattaaaagactcTATATGCCATGGAGGATACAAGGTGATTTAAGGTTGATGGACTTGGGGAATGAGTTTTTCCTGCCAAGTTCTCCTGTTAGGAAGATCACGAATTTGCATTAGAATGTTGGGGCACTGCGTGTAAATGATGGTGAGGTGGCTTGTTGTCAATACagtttctttgtatttttattattttttttaatttttgaaaattatagtttggttatttttattattggtattccaactttaatttttattttttttatttttgatatttaaaaaaaaattaatgggttgccatctttttaaaaaaaaaaattagttttctagttttttttctatttggttatcataatctcatgacTAATAATACAAGTTTAACATGTTATTCCGAGTTTAGCTCGATTTTATTGCCGAGGTTAGATATTTGTTATGCTAACTTGGATTAACTtgagctagtttttttttttttaacccaatgTCATACTTTCAtactcaattattttaaaattaaactatgttGTTTCTCTACTATgagaaaaagttttttttttattattttcaagttacagtgttcattttttttaataatttttatttgcttacatttgttttttacttttttattatttaattaaaataaaactaacttaTTTAACCTCATCACTCCTATAACCTGAGTCCTCTCACGGAAATATCTTTTATAATTCGAGTGTGATATTAAAAACTTGGAACCTAGCTTTTTTAATTAAGCCATAGAAAAACAGACAAAGCCATAGAAACCTAGCCACTGTTAGCATTCATTCCAAACCTAATTTGGTATTTACTGAAGAGATGCATGGACTTCCGCATCTATATTAGGCCTTCACACATGAAGCTATGCATACAAAAATGATGAATTCAAGATGTAAGAAAATTGTATTCAAGGATTAGATTATAATTCTATAAGATTTtgagatcaaaatgaaaataatttaaattttgaggatcAAAGGGTATAGAATAGAAGTTTGGAAAGGTATAACTGTTTGAAGTtcggttttaaaattaagtgaTACTCTAAAATGTATGGAGACAATACTATAGCtttctctactttttttttcctgttttgtttttgttttttgtttttttaacatggttttttttcctccaagattgtcttcttcttcattttttcccaCATTTTTTcgtttttcccctttttttgggttttagatatttttttcccaagattgtcttcttcttcttctttattcttttttgttttttttttaatattaaactatttgataatttaattctatagttgtttttctttaaaacattatggattgctgCAATGTTTCCCTACacggtttttttctttctttttatgaattttcttcttctttttatatccaaaatggtctttgtcgattttagtttcattaatattgagttggttgaggattttgctttgtagttttttttaaaaaaaacattgtggattgctataatgtttccccacatggtttttgttttgctacagtgtttccccatattttttttttgattatctttgtcaatttttaaaaaaaatattgagctggttaaaaatttagctttaactacaaccacatgtttgtttttccatttttttcttcttttttttttttttgctttttttttcaaaattgtcttcttttttttattttttgttttttttattttttttaatattgagctgattgagaatttagctttgtagttttttttctttaaaacactgtggattactatagtgtttctccacatgttttttttatgattgtttttctagaattatctttatcgattttatttttttatattgaactgattgagaatttagctttgtagtttttttaaaaaaaaaaaaaaactgtggattgctatagtgttcccccacatgatttttttttttttttgttatgattctttttaaaattatctttatcaattttattatttttaatattgagctggttgagaattacaactatagattttctcatgaaacactatatATTTCTATAGTGTTttcctatatgtttttttttttcctttcatttttatctattctgattttttaaaaaaaattatctttgtcgattttattttattaatattaaattgaataaaaatttagttttttaattttttcattgaaaatattgtaaattacaataatttttctccatacaatttttttctctctttttttttttatttttttaacaaatccaTAACAACATACAAATATATTACAAGCCGGCGGCATCGCACATCATGCCATCTGGTGTATATCTATAACATGTAATTGAAAACTTAACAGGAAGTTCGGTTGTGTTTGATTTTCTCattgtttttcattcaaaaattataaattttgaaaaaaagtcgTCTCCCTTTCCAGTAGAGACGGTATAACTGCCCGTAGATTTTTAATTCTTATGGGCTGCCGGACAAGGGGCgtctttttgaaaaaacatatggGCCCATGTAAACCCAGCTTCCTGTGAAAGTAAATAGGAtatagtttgttttaaaaatattttattgtttgtaaatatattaaaataatatatatttttttaatttttaatttttatattagtacattaaaatgataatatatatatatatatatataataaattaatgtgaAAGTGaggttcaattattttttcgtgtaaatttttttttttaaaatttattttttaacataaacactttaacataaaacatatttacctcatttaaaaaaattataggtgactgaaaaacatgttttggaaaaatttaaaaccctttaaaagtttttatcaTACCTGGAAAAGAAACAATGTTTCATAGTGATTTATTTAGCAATAAtgtgaaaagttaaaattagatccaaatagcattttaaattttagaagaaAGAGGGCCTAAGTAAAGTAAGTTCTTGTTTTGAACTTATACACGCGCTCGTGGCTTGGCTTAGCTCGTGCCTAAGtttgagtttaattttattgtacaaTAAGTTTTTaggctaaaaaataattatatttttccagTCCACTAGTTTTATTTAGTCTAGcctaaaaataatagaatttgatcaattttctttgaaaagagTTTTCTCTAGAcctgaacattttttttagcttagaaAACATTTGATTAATTGCTAAAACGTTGAGTTTTTAATTCATGTTTATGGAGGGTAAGTAAAGCTGGTAATGGAGGAATtccattagttttttcttcaaaaaaacccTCTATAATAGGGTGTTGAAGAAAAGTGTTTTGCTTTGGTTTTTTCTACTCAATTTTGGACAAAATTCTCTGCAGATTTTGACAGTATTCTTCAAgtgttggttttttaaatttttttcaatgctaTATAACAATTTTATGCTGATATATGATAAATAATATCGAAAATCATAGCTTAAAAGAATCGTCATAAATTGATGTTCTT
This region of Populus alba chromosome 3, ASM523922v2, whole genome shotgun sequence genomic DNA includes:
- the LOC118038056 gene encoding uncharacterized protein At1g15400, whose translation is MAGLQRSAVSFRRQGSSGLVWDDKLISGELNKVNQKQEHEEQEPQHDQKTDIKLQNDVRPTSRSSTTPSITIERSRSNGGQRGYRTGRVSPAIEPPSPKVSACGFCGAFGKPAKNRRKKAGMGRSR